In the Sandaracinus amylolyticus genome, AGCCCGTCGACGCGCGCACCGCGACCGCGCGGCTCGAGGGCCCGGGCGCCGCGACGCTCGGTGCACCGCGCTTCGACGGCATCGAGGTGACGCTGCCGATCACCGGCGCGCTCGAGCACGACGCGTCCTACCAGGTCGTGCTCGAGGGCTGGCGGGACGCCGCGGGCAACACGCTCGACGCGAGCGTGCTCGGCGACGACGGATCGCTCGACTTCGTCGTCGGGCCCGACGCGCGCGCGCCGTTCGTGATCGATGCGAGCCCCTCGGAGGGCCAGCTCGACGTGAGCGCCGCCGCCACGACGCGCGTGCTGATCGCGTTCTCCGAGCCGATGGACGAGACGCTCGGCGCGGCGACGCTGGTCGTCGGCGACGTGCGCACCGAGCTCGAGCAGCGCTGGGAGGACGGCGGCACGCGCCTCGTGCTCTCGGTGAGCGGCCTGCTCGCGCTCGAGGCCGCGCACCGCGTCGAGCTCGCGGGCTACGCCGATCGCTCGGGCAACACGCTCGACACGACGGTGCACCTCGGCGACGGCGCGCTCGACTTCACGACCGGCAGCAGCACGCCGCCCTACGTCTCGTACTCCACGCCCGAAGAAGGCCGCACCGACGTGCTCCCGGGCGCGGCGCGCGAGCTCGTCGTGGTGTTCAGCGAGGCGATGGACACCACGCGCACCACCGCGACGCTGGTGGGCGACGGACGCAGCGCGGAGCTCCACGGCACCTGGTCGATGTCGGGCACCACGCTCCGGCTCGACGCGTCCGCGGTGATCAACGCGGGCGCCTCGTACCAGCTCGATCTGCGCGGGTTCGAGGACGCGACGGGCGTACCGCTCGATGCGTCGCACGCGTACCTCGGCGACGGCGTGCTCTCGTTCGCGCTGGTCGCGCCGACCGGCGAGCGCTGCGGCGACGCGCTCACGCAGTCGGAGGGCGAGGCGCTGCCGAACGGACATCGCTGGACCCTCGGCGCGCTCGCGGTGATCGCGAACGACGGCAGCGCGTCGTGCGACACCGATGGGCACGGCAGCGACGTGGTCGTGCGCTACCGCAAGACGACGCCCGCGGCGGGCGCGCCGGGCGGCACCGTCCTCCACGTCCACGCCGCGATCGCGAACGCCGACCTCGACGTCGAAGTGCGCCAGGGCACCTGTGATCCGCGCGCGAGCGAGGGCCTGCGCGCGTGCCTGTGGCGCGGCGTGTTCAACGGCTCGGGCCGGCGCAGCGACGTCTGGGTCGACGGCGGCGAGGGCGAGTACTTCGTGTGGCTCGCGCAGGAAGCGCGCGAGTCGTTCCGCGGTGCGACGATCACGATCGAAGAGGTCGCGCTCCCGCCCGAGGGCGAGAGCTGCCTCGCGCCGCTCACGACCGCGAGCGCATCGCACTCGATCGGCCTGAACGGCGCGCACCAGTGGACGTTCGATCAGGGCGGGCTCGTCGGGCTCGATCGCGCGCTCACCCACACCGGCGCGGGCGCGCTCGCGTGCGACGCATCGGCCGAGATGAACCTCGACGGCGTCGTCGCGTACCGCAAGACGTCGAGCACGAGCCTGGTCACGGTGGAGGTCGACGCGACGACCTCGAGCAACACCGCGCCCGGCGTGAGCGTCGAGGTGGGCGACGCATGCGCGCCTTCGACGCCGGGGCGCAGCGTGCTCGCGTGCGAGGCCGAGGCCGACGAGCACCGCGGCACGACGACGACGCTCGACGGCCCGGCGCGCGATCTCTACGCGTGGATCGTCGCCAACAAGGGCTCGGGGATCCGCCGCCCGCTCCCCGCGACGACGCTGTCGATCGACGAGTTCGAGCCCGCGCCGGGCGACACCTGCGCCGGCGCGATCCCGATCGACGCGTCGACCACGAACGCGATCACGCCCGGGGGCCGACACCGCGCGTACGCGCCGTCGTGCCTCGCGGGAGGCAGCGGCGTGACGTGGTACCGCTACACCACGCGCGAGCAGCTCGGGATCGTCCGCACCACCACGCGTCACGTCGCGGCGATCGTCGATCGCGCGAGCGGTCGCACGCTGCGCTGCGGCGACGACAGCGGCACCGGCGCTGCGGTGATCGTGCCGCCCGGCACCGAGGTCTGCGTCGCGCTCACCTCGACGGGCACGGCCACGTCGCTCTCCGTCGACGAGATCGACTTCGACGGCGTGCTCGGCGCGGAGACCGAGCTCGGCATCACCGGCACCGGCACCCTCTCGCCGCGGTGGATCGCCGCGACCGACGCGGACCTCTGGGTGCGCCACTCGACCTCGGGCCTGCTGCGCGCGCCGCGCGCGGGAGGCGCGCCGTACACCTCGTCGACCGTCCCGACCACGACCGGCAACGCAGGCCTCCTCGCGCCGGACGGATCGATCGTCACGACCACGACCGCGACCACGTCGAGCGCAGCGCGCCTCGTGCGGATCGTCTCGACGAGCGGCACCGTGCTCGCCACCCCCGCGGCGATCGACACCGCGCCCACCGGCGGCTACCCGGCGCGCCGCGTCGACGCGCTCACGCTCGACGACACCGGGTTCCTCGTCGCGACCGTCGGTGATCCCGTCGTCTTCTATCGCATCCCGTTCGCGGGCGGACAGGCGGTCGAGATCGGTCGCAACGACGTGCTCACCGACGTCGCGGGCATGGCCGCCGACGCGACCTACGTCTACGTCGTCGGCACCGTCGCGGGCGTCGAGGGCGTGCATCGCCTCGCGCGCGCCGCGCTCGCGACCGCGTCGCAGGTGCCGGTGACGATCGCGTCGGGGATGGGGCTCGCCAACGATCGTGCGTCGATCGTCGTCGACTCCACGACCGACGCGGGTGCTCTCTACTTCCGCGCCGAGAGCCCCGCCGACGTATGGGTCGTGCTCGACCCCGCCGCGCCCACGCCGCGCTGGGCCGGACGCATCTGGACGGCGCGCGACAGCCGCGCCGACACCGGGCTCGCGTTCGACCCCGCGCGCTCGTCGCTCTTCCTCGTCGACACCTCGGACTCGAGCGGGCGCTGGCTGCGCCTCGACTGACCAGGGAATGATCATGCGCCGTTCGCACCTCTCCGCTCTCCTCGCATCGCTCGCACTCGCCGCGTGCACCGAAGGCGGGCCCTCGGCACCGGTCGACGCCGGCCACCTCGCGCCCGACGTCGGCACCGACGCCGGACCGCCCGTGTGCGAGACCGCCGGCTCCACGCTCGGCGCGGCCTGCACCGCCACGCACGAGTGCGACGACGGCTGCTTCTGCAACGGCGTCGAGCTCTGCAGCGAAGGCGTCTGCGTCGCGGGCGAAGCGCCCTGCGCCGACGAGCACGCGTGCACCGACGACGTGTGCGACGAGCGGGCGCGCACCTGCAGCGCGACCCCCCACGACGATCGCTGCGACGACGGCGTCTTCTGCAACGGCTTCGAGGTCTGCGACTTCGAGTTCGGCTGTCTCGGCGGCCTCCCGCCGAGCTGCGCCGACGGCGATCCCTGCACCACCTCGGCATGCGATCCCGCGCTCGATGCGTGCGTGCACGCCGCGCGCGACCTCGACGGCGACGGCGCGGCCGACGACCGCTGCGGCGGCGACGACTGCGACGACGATCCCACCACCGGCGCCCTCGCCTCCCCCGATCAGCCCGAGCAGTGCGGCAACGGGCGCGACGACGACTGCGACGGTCGCATCGACTTCTACCAGGACGACTGCACCGCGCCGAACGACGACTGCGCGAGCGCCGAGCTGCTGCCCGGCCCCGGCACGTTCGTGCGCACCACGCTCGGCGCGACCGACGACGTCCCGCTCGCGTGCGCGCCGACCGGCAACGACGTCGTGTTCCGGGTGCGCCTCGATCGCTCGCAGGACGTGAGCGTCGCGGTCGTGCCCGAGGTCGGCTCGGCCGCGGTCGCGGTTCGTCCCTTCGGCGCGTGCGAGAGCGGCCCCGAGCTCGCGTGCGCCGCAGGCGCGGCGATCGCCCGCAACCTCGCGCCCGGCGACTACGCGATCGTCGTGCGCAGCGGCAGTGCGTCGCGCTTCGAGCTGACGGTCAGCTACGCCGCGCCCACGCCCGTCGGCTCGACCGATCTCTGCCAGGCGAGCGCGGTCGACGTCTCGGGAGGCGGCACCTTCACGGGCCTCTTCGCGAACACCCGCGACGACTACGCGCTCTCGTGCCGGCCGACGGCCACCTCGCGCGACGCCGCGTACCGCCTCGAGCTCACCGAGACGAGCGACGTCACGCTGATCGCGACCACCACCGGCGGCGGCGCGACCTCGACCTACCTCGCGCTCACCCGCGACTGCTACGCGCCCGCGACCACGCTCGCCTGCGTGCAGCGCGCGTCGGCGGAGATCGTCCGGCGCACGCTCGAGCCCGGCACCTACTACGTGCTGCTCGAGTCCGCGGCGGCGGCCGCGACCAGCTGGACCCTCTCGGTCGACGTGCGCCCCGCGATCCCGCGCAACGACGGCGACGCGTGCACGACCGCGGTCGACATCACGAACACCACCGCGACGCTGCCGCTCTCGATGCTCTCGCTCGACACCGGCACGACGTGCGGCGGCGCGCCCGCGACCTCGCGCGACGCGAGCTTCACGTTCAGCACCACCGCCGAGCAGGACGTCGTGCTGCACACCACGGTGGGCAGCCCGCACTTCCTCGCGGTGAGCCGCACCTGCGGCGATCTCCGCACCGAAATCTTCTGCACGAGCGGCACGCCGACCATCGATCACCGCTTCGTGCGACTGCCCGCGGGCACCTACCACGTGACCGTCTCGACCTCGGTCGCGTCGGGCGATCTCACCGCGTCGGCGCGCATCGAGCCGCCGACCACGCCGCCCACCAACGACACCTGCGCGAGCGCGAGCACGCTCGAGGATGCGGTGCCGCTGCGCTCCGATCTCACCGCCGCGAGCGACGACGTCGCGTCGTGCGGAGGCGCCGGCGCGCGCGACACGCTGCACCGCTTCGTGCTCACCGAGCGCCGCGAGGTGACGCTGATCGCGCGCCGCACCGACGGCTCGGGCGAGCTGCTCTCGCTCGGCCTGCGTGGCGCCTGCGAGGGCACGACCGATCTCGCCTGCGCGCCCGGAGCGCCCGCGGTCCTCAGCCGCACCCTCGACCCGGGCACCTACTACGCCGTCGTCGAGTCGAGCCCCGCCGCCGCGGGCTCGTACGCCCTGACCCTCTACCTCGCGGCCCCCTGACTCCGAGGCTCGATCTCCATGAAGCACCGCATCGTCCTCGCGCTCTGCCTCGCGCTCGCGCTGCCCGCCTGCGAGGGAGCGCCCCAGCCGGTCGACGACGGCGGCATCGCCGATGCCGACGGCGACTCGATCCGAGACGACCACGAGCGCACCGGGTTCTTCGACGCCGACACCGACGGCGACGGCACCTTCGATCACCTCGACGACGACTCCGACGACGACGGAGTCCCCGACTCGTTCGAGGCCGGCGACGACGATCCCGCGACCCCACCGGTCGACTCCGATCTCGACGGCATCCCCGACGTGCGCGATCCCGACTCCGACGCCAACGGCGTGCCCGACGGCCGCGAAGGCCTCGGCGACGGCGACGGAGACGGCATCCTCGACTTCGCGGACCTCGACGACGACGGAGACGGCATCGACGACGCGCGAGAGATCGGCAGCGCCGACTTCCCGACCGACGCCGACGCCGACGGGCGCCCCGACTTCCGCGACCCCGACAGCGACGGCGACACGATCCTCGACGGCCACGAGGGCTTCTCCGACGTCGACGGAGACGGCACCCAGGACCGCTTCGACGACGACAGCGACGGCGACGGCGTGAGCGATCGCGACGAGGCCGGCGACGACGATCTCTTCTCGCTGCCGGTCGACACCGACGACGACGGCGTCGCGGACTTCCGCGATCGCGATGCCGATGGCGACGGCCTGCCCGACGGCACCGAGGTCGAAGAGGGCACCGACCCGACCGTCGCCGACAGCGACGGCGACGGCGTGTCCGATCTGATCGAGGTCGGCGCCGGCACCGACGCGCTCGACGCATCGGTGAGCCCGCGCACCCGCGGTGACTTCGTGTTCGTCGTGCCGTTCCGCGAGACCGCGCAGCCGCCGCGCGACACGCTCTCGTTCCGCACCAACATCGCCTACGCGGACGTGTACTTCCTCTTCGACACGACCGGCTCGATGACGGGCGAGATCGACGCGATGCGCAGCGCGGTGCAGGGCATCCTCGAGAGCCTCACCTGCGAGGACCTGCGCACGCTGTGCAACGCCGACGCGCAGTGCGGCCCCGGCGCCGCGTGCGGCCCCGGCGGCACGTGCATCACCGATCCCCGCACCACGGGCTGCATCGCGAGCCTCTGGACCGGCGTCGGTGGGTACGGCGGATCGCCCGACTCGTACCGCAACTTCCTCTCGCTCCAGGCGAGCCCGACCGAGACGCGCCGTCGCCTGCCCGGCGTGGGCGCCGCGGGCGGTGGTGGCGACGAGTCGGTGTTCCAGTCGGTCGCGTGCGTCGGCGATCCCACGGTGTGCCGCAACGCCGACTGCGATCTCGGCGGCATCGGCTGTCCGGCGTTCCGACGCGACGCGCTGCGCACGCTCGTGCTGATCGGCGACGAGAAGAACGGCTGCACGACGTGCGGCGTGACCGCGAACGGCGCGGGCGCGCGCCTGCGCGCCGAGGACATCGTGATGCTCGCAATCGACGCCGACGCCGCCGGCACGCCGCGCGAGGACTTCCACGCGCTCCTGCGCGCGTCGGGGTCGGTCGACGCGTCGGGCGCGCCCTACTACGTGAGCGCGACCGAGGGCGCGGTGGTCGACGCGGTGAGCGACTCGATCCGCACGCTGGTCGATGGCTATCCGCAGTTCGTCGCGATCGACGCGGGCGATCTCCCGTTCGACGACGGCGACGCGCTGCAGTTCATCGATCACCTCGAGGTGAACACGAGCGGCACCGGCGCGTGCACCGCCGTGAGCTCGACGTCGGACACCGATCGCGACGGCCACGCGGACGCGTTCTCGGGCGTGCCGGCAGGCGTCTCGGTGTGCTGGGACGTCGTCGTGCGCGACAACGATCGGGTGCGCGCCGAAGGCCGCCCGCTGGTGTTCCACGCCCAGCTCACGGTCCGCGGCGATGCCTCGGTGCTCGACCGCCGGGTGATCTACTTCTTGGTCCCGCCGATCATCGAGCCGCCGATCTTCGGGTGAGGCTCGACGACACGTCGGCTCAGGGATCGACATCGCACCGCGCGGTGGTCTCGCCGAGCGCGTGACCATCGCTCGGATCGAAGCGGAGAACACGATCAGAGTGCGCGGCGTCGAGCACGCGTTGGCCGACCGCGCCATCGACGAGCAGGCCACAGAGCCATCCCTGGCCGGACGTCGGCACGTCCCACCGCGGCGCGAACGCCTCGTCGAGCAGCACCAGGCGACGCTCCTCGGCGCGACGTACCACGAGGAGCGTGCCGCGCGGCGTGTCCACGCACTCGTGGAGCTCACCTTCGAGCCCGGTGTCGATCACGTCGCGCGTTCCTCGTCGTCGTCGCGCGATCCCGTCGGACGTCTGCCAACCGAGCATCGTCGGTGTCGAGCACCAGACGTCGGGCAGCGGATCGGGCGGGAGCGCCACGCCGGTGTCGGCGTCGAGCACGCGGCCTTGGAAGACGAGCTCACCACCCCGCGCCGCTGGCCAGTTGGGCATGCGACCCGGCTCGCCAAACACACGCCACGTCTCGCGACCATCGGCGAGCGAGACCCTGCGGATCGCGCCGTCGTGCGATTCGAAAAGCGCTGTCTCGGAGATCACGACGCGCGCGCGAGCGTCGAACGCGCGCAGCTGGAAACGTGGCTCGCCGTCGTCGAGTCGCAGCGCAACGTGCTCGGCGGTCCAATCGTCGTGGTGCAGCTCGACGACGATCACGCCGTCCGCCACGCGTGAGCTCACGAACCCGGCGAAGTCTCCGATCCCCCCGAGCGACGTCGTCCACACGGGCTCACCGCTCGCCGTCGTTCGTTCGATCAAGAACTCGTCGCCGCCCGGCAGGTGCAGGCGGCGGTACAGCGTGATCGCGCCACCGTCGTCGAGATGCGCGCGATCGCGCGACCCGAGCCGCTCGTGCCGCACGAACACGACGTACCACCCGATCGTGCACAGCAAGCTCACCACCGAGAGGCCACCGACGCACCCGAGCAACCCCGGCGACATACGGCGCTTCATCGCGCGCGCAGCATCGCACGCATCAATTCCCGCGCGAAGCGCGCACACGCGCGCAGCGCGGTGCGACTCGCGAGCGTCCGGGCCGCGGCGAAGCGCGGACCGGTCGCGAGCTCTCCCCAGCCTCACCCAGCACGGGGGCGAGCCGCGTCGCGGGCGCGGGGTGGAGGGGCTGGCGGGCCCACGCAGCGGGGCGGGTAGACGGCAACGCGAGATCGTCACGCGAGCGAGCAGAGCGCGCGACCGCGCGCGGCGCGAGCGAGCCTCCGCTTCCCGAAGCTCTCACCGAGCTGCGCACGGCAGCCGCGAGTACCGGCCCGCCAGACCCTCCACCCCGCGCCTCTCACCGAAGCGCTTCCGTTCCTAGAGGATCTGCTCGCTCATCGTGAAGTGATCCCGCACCCACGTGCGCAGCTTCGGCATGCCGAACCGATCCAAGAGCGGCAGGAACGCGCGCTCGACACGATCCTCGCGCGTGATCGTCTCGAAGCTGCGCACCCCGACGTCGTGCGCCGCGAGCACGAAGGGCATCACCTCGGTGCGCCCTTCGTCGAACGCCTCGAACAGCATCGTCGCCTTCAGGTACGCCGCGGACACGTCGGCGAACCCCGGGCGCACGCCGCGGATGTGGCGGCTGAACGGCTCCGCGATCACGCGGCGATCGGGCAGGTCGCGCAGGCCGTACTGCTCGAGCTGGATCTTGAAGAACGCGCTCGCGCTCACGCCCGGCAGGTCGCGCTTGCGACGCTCGGCCTCGTATCCCTCCGCGACCACCACCAGCGCGTGCTCGGCCTTCGAGAGGCCTTCCGCGATCTCGCGCAGCACCTCGTCGGGGAACGAGAAGAACGGCAGCACGATCAGGTGCGCGCGCGCCGCGACGCCGCAGTTGAGCGCGTGCCTGCCCGAGCGATTGCCCATCATCTCGAGCAGGTAGATCCGCTTGTGCGTGTAGCTGTCCTCGTAGAGGCCGCGCGCGATCTCCGCGCCCGCCTCGACGCCGGTGAGGAACCCGATCGCGCGATCCCCGCCGACGTCGTTGTCGATCGACACGTTCACGAACGCGGTGGGCGGGCGCTCGTCGCCGAACGACTGGAGCCACGCCTTGCAGCCCTCGAACGTGCCGTTGCCTCCCACGCACACGAGGTGGGTGAAGCCCTGTGCGCGGAACGTCTGCGCGGCGAGATCGCGGGTCTCGCGCTGATGGAACCCGAGGTAGCGCTCCGAGCGGAAGTCGCTGCCCGCGTCCTGCACCCGACGCCCCATCGAGCGCGCCGGGATGTTCTGCGCGAGCAGCTCGTAGCGCTCGCGCCGCGAGACCACCATGCGCTCGAAGCGCAGCTCGTGGGTCGCGTCGCCCGTGAGCGAGCGGAAGCCCTCGGTCGCCGCCCACACCTCGAAGCCGCGCCGCGTGCCCTCCTCG is a window encoding:
- a CDS encoding Ig-like domain-containing protein, which produces MTQRSFTCALALALLALAGCGDDDTTSDAGLGDAATTDAITELPTAPVVIATMPTDGERDVAPDATIRVLFSRPMRRDAGTVSLAGPSGPIAIDTTTWSDEGDLLEITPADALEPGATITVDVDDAFESTEGAPLAEPTSIAFTVADVVAPRVVSTTPTEDATVEIDLGEIVVTLSEPVDARTATARLEGPGAATLGAPRFDGIEVTLPITGALEHDASYQVVLEGWRDAAGNTLDASVLGDDGSLDFVVGPDARAPFVIDASPSEGQLDVSAAATTRVLIAFSEPMDETLGAATLVVGDVRTELEQRWEDGGTRLVLSVSGLLALEAAHRVELAGYADRSGNTLDTTVHLGDGALDFTTGSSTPPYVSYSTPEEGRTDVLPGAARELVVVFSEAMDTTRTTATLVGDGRSAELHGTWSMSGTTLRLDASAVINAGASYQLDLRGFEDATGVPLDASHAYLGDGVLSFALVAPTGERCGDALTQSEGEALPNGHRWTLGALAVIANDGSASCDTDGHGSDVVVRYRKTTPAAGAPGGTVLHVHAAIANADLDVEVRQGTCDPRASEGLRACLWRGVFNGSGRRSDVWVDGGEGEYFVWLAQEARESFRGATITIEEVALPPEGESCLAPLTTASASHSIGLNGAHQWTFDQGGLVGLDRALTHTGAGALACDASAEMNLDGVVAYRKTSSTSLVTVEVDATTSSNTAPGVSVEVGDACAPSTPGRSVLACEAEADEHRGTTTTLDGPARDLYAWIVANKGSGIRRPLPATTLSIDEFEPAPGDTCAGAIPIDASTTNAITPGGRHRAYAPSCLAGGSGVTWYRYTTREQLGIVRTTTRHVAAIVDRASGRTLRCGDDSGTGAAVIVPPGTEVCVALTSTGTATSLSVDEIDFDGVLGAETELGITGTGTLSPRWIAATDADLWVRHSTSGLLRAPRAGGAPYTSSTVPTTTGNAGLLAPDGSIVTTTTATTSSAARLVRIVSTSGTVLATPAAIDTAPTGGYPARRVDALTLDDTGFLVATVGDPVVFYRIPFAGGQAVEIGRNDVLTDVAGMAADATYVYVVGTVAGVEGVHRLARAALATASQVPVTIASGMGLANDRASIVVDSTTDAGALYFRAESPADVWVVLDPAAPTPRWAGRIWTARDSRADTGLAFDPARSSLFLVDTSDSSGRWLRLD
- a CDS encoding 6-phosphofructokinase, producing the protein MTEPTNPFLRPSRVPRGERRLLCVFDGGNAPGYSSVAVALTEEGTRRGFEVWAATEGFRSLTGDATHELRFERMVVSRRERYELLAQNIPARSMGRRVQDAGSDFRSERYLGFHQRETRDLAAQTFRAQGFTHLVCVGGNGTFEGCKAWLQSFGDERPPTAFVNVSIDNDVGGDRAIGFLTGVEAGAEIARGLYEDSYTHKRIYLLEMMGNRSGRHALNCGVAARAHLIVLPFFSFPDEVLREIAEGLSKAEHALVVVAEGYEAERRKRDLPGVSASAFFKIQLEQYGLRDLPDRRVIAEPFSRHIRGVRPGFADVSAAYLKATMLFEAFDEGRTEVMPFVLAAHDVGVRSFETITREDRVERAFLPLLDRFGMPKLRTWVRDHFTMSEQIL